From a region of the Odontesthes bonariensis isolate fOdoBon6 chromosome 2, fOdoBon6.hap1, whole genome shotgun sequence genome:
- the six2a gene encoding homeobox protein SIX2a, with protein sequence MSMLPTFGFTQEQVACVCEVLQQGGNIERLGRFLWSLPACEHLHKNESVLKAKAVVAFHRGNFRELYKILESHQFSPHNHPKLQQLWLKAHYIEAEKLRGRPLGAVGKYRVRRKFPLPRSIWDGEETSYCFKEKSRSVLREWYTHNPYPSPREKRELAEATGLTTTQVSNWFKNRRQRDRAAEAKERENNENSNSNSHNPLTSSMNGNKTLLGSSDDDKTPSGTPDHTSQSPALLLGSNTGLPSLHGLAPPPGPSAIPVPGGAESVHHHHSLHHDTILNPMSSNLVDLGS encoded by the exons ATGTCCATGCTTCCGACGTTTGGTTTTACGCAGGAGCAAGTGGCGTGTGTCTGCGAAGTCCTCCAACAAGGGGGGAACATTGAGCGACTGGGGCGCTTCCTATGGTCCCTCCCGGCGTGCGAGCACCTCCACAAAAATGAGAGCGTGCTCAAAGCGAAAGCCGTGGTTGCCTTCCACCGGGGCAACTTCCGAGAGCTCTACAAGATCCTGGAGAGCCACCAGTTTTCGCCGCACAACCACCcaaagctgcagcagctgtggcTCAAAGCGCACTACATCGAGGCGGAGAAGCTGAGGGGCCGTCCGCTCGGCGCTGTAGGGAAGTACCGCGTCCGGAGAAAGTTCCCCCTGCCCCGCTCCATCTGGGACGGAGAGGAGACGAGCTACTGCTTCAAAGAGAAGAGCAGGAGCGTTCTTCGGGAGTGGTATACCCACAACCCTTATCCATCCCCACGGGAGAAAAGAGAGCTGGCCGAGGCCACGGGACTCACGACCACACAGGTCAGCAACTGGTTCAAAAACCGACGGCAGCGAGATCGAGCAGCGGAGGCGAAGGAAAG aGAAAACAACGAGAACTCCAACAGCAACAGTCACAACCCATTGACTTCTTCCATGAATGGAAATAAAACTCTATTGGGGAGCTCAGACGACGATAAAACACCCTCGGGGACACCGGATCACACGTCTCAGAGCCCGGCTCTGCTCCTCGGCTCGAACACCGGTTTACCGTCCCTGCATGGCCTTGCGCCCCCGCCGGGACCCAGCGCAATCCCGGTGCCCGGCGGTGCAGAGTCGGTGCACCATCACCACTCACTGCACCACGACACCATACTGAACCCTATGTCTTCTAATCTAGTGGACCTTGGCTCCTAA